In Fusarium falciforme chromosome 9, complete sequence, the following are encoded in one genomic region:
- a CDS encoding GH16 domain-containing protein has protein sequence MVRLIPEVKPGEIPPAYDEIMLSRPGQDVRRASPSMPWWNPRYWRKRVWAGVVVAILVILAIIIGVAVTQAKKNEYPNYTALSYSLKDTIDGESFFDNFNYFTGYDPTGGFVHYVPKEQATSLNLTYASSSSAILRVDTSVGPNDEPNASTGRFSVRVESKKTYDDGLFIFDVKHTPYGCGTWPALWLTDHSNWPDNGEIDVMEATNQAADGNQMTLHTTSGCSMDVRRKATGKALQKNCDHSKNDNAGCGVKSDDDGYGTSFNNNGGGIMAMEWREEGIRMWQFARDSIPSDIKSKKPNPSTWGTALADFPNTDCNIGSHFKNNSIVANIDLCGELVYAVWDESGCSSNCTDLVANNPDAFKNAYWEFGSFEVYQSS, from the exons ATGGTCCGACTTATACCTGAAGTCAAACCTGGAGAGATACCGCCTGCATACGACGAGATCATGCTCTCCAGGCCGGGACAGGATGTCCGACGGGCTTCTCCAAGCATGCCCTGGTGGAACCCGCGATACTGGAGGAAGCGAGTATGGGCGGGAGTCGTGGTGGCTATCCTCGTTATCCTCGCCATCATTATTGGAGTTGCGGTTACACAGGCGAAGAAGAACGAGTACCCAAACTATACAGCGCTTTCGTATAGCCTCAAGGATACAA TTGATGGAGAGTCTTTCTTTGACAATTTTAACTACTTTACTGGATACGATCCCA CCGGGGGCTTCGTTCACTATGTTCCCAAAGAACAAGCAACATCTCTT AACCTGACCTACGCCTCATCGAGCTCCGCCATCCTCCGAGTCGACACATCCGTCGGTCCCAATGACGAACCCAACGCCTCGACGGGTCGCTTCTCGGTGCGCGTCGAGTCCAAGAAGACGTATGACGAcggcctcttcatctttgatGTCAAGCACACCCCCTACGGCTGCGGCACCTGGCCCGCTCTCTGGCTCACCGATCACTCCAACTGGCCCGACAATGGCGAGATCGATGTTATGGAGGCTACGAATCAGGCTGCCGACGGAAACCAAATGACACTGCATACTACATCTGGCTGCTCTATGGATGTGCGACGGAAAGCTACTGGCAAGGCGTTGCAGAAGAACTGTGACCACAGCAAGAACGACAATGCGGGTTGTGGTGTTAAATCTGACGATGATGGCTACGGAACGAGCTTCAACAACAATGGCGGAGGAATCATGGCTATGGAATGGCGAGAAGAGGGCATTCGCATGTGGCAGTTCGCCAGAGACTCGATCCCCTCCGAcatcaagagcaagaagcccAACCCGAGCACCTGGGGAACAGCTCTCGCCGACTTTCCCAACACGGACTGCAACATTGGCTCTCACTTTAAGAACAACAGCATCGTTGCAAACATTGACTTGTGCGGCGAGCTGGTGTATGCCGTCTGGGATGAGTCAGGAT GTTCGAGCAACTGCACTGATCTTGTTGCCAATAACCCCGATGCTTTCAAGAATGCGTATTGGGAGTTTGGATCTTTTGAGGTTTATCAATCCTCCTGA
- a CDS encoding Pre-mRNA-processing protein 45 yields the protein MTSIAGSLQAALPKPKYTGEDEEAPARAQQRGVRIVGPGQLDETQLVLKRSGPPAYGQRSGWRPRTQEDFGDGGAFPEIPIAQYPLDMGKKGATTSNALAIQVDSEGKVKYDAIARQGHGETRIVHTSFKELIPLRQRADAGEIDLSRPDKESVEATTERTKNALAALVSGAVAAQKPKNVNIGQRKDATFVRYTPANQMGDNSKKQDRIMKIVERQRDPMEPPKFKHKKIPRGPPSPPPPVMHSPPRKLTAEDQEMWRIPPPVSNWKNPKGFTVPLDKRLAADGRGLQDVAISDKHAQFAESIKMAERHARDEVQQRAMMQQRLAEKEKAQKEENLRELAQKARAERAGAGRKRRDSRDSRDSRDSRSRSRSYSYSESDRSDSEDEEVRERIKARQEKQRDEERKLRQNRMGAERRAQVMAREQGRDISEKIALGVAKPTQSKETMYDSRLFNQSSGFDSGINEDNPYDKPLFAAQDAISSIYRPRANLDDDDAEAGDREMAKIQKASRFGEALGKGTFKGAAEVEAREGPVQFEKDAGDPFNVDKFLSEVDQGSSSKRGYGLQDEDSRQSKRPRVDDDDED from the exons ATGACGTCGATCGCCGGGTCGCTTCAGGCTGCGCTGCCCAAACCCAAGTATAcgggcgaggacgaggaagctCCGGCGCGAGCGCAGCAGCGTGGCGTGAGGATCGTTGGCCCTGGACAGCTCGACGAGACGCAGCTCGTGCTCAAACGATCCGGCCCTCCTGCCTACGGACAGCGATCAGGATGGCGACCACGCACGCAGGAGGACTTTGGCGATGGAGGCGCTTTCCCCGAGATCCCCATTGCCCAGTACCCGCTCGACATGGGCAAGAAGGGCGCGACGACGAGCAACGCGCTGGCGATCCAGGTCGACTCCGAGGGCAAGGTCAAATACGACGCGATCGCGCGACAGGGCCACGGCGAAACCCGCATAGTTCACACATCATTCAAGGAGCTGATTCCTCTTCGACAACGCGCCGACGCGGGCGAGATTGATCTTTCGCGACCGGACAAGGAGTCTGTCGAGGCAACAACGGAAAGGACCAAGAATGCCCTGGCCGCGTTGGTCAGCGGTGCGGTGGCTGCGCAGAAGCCGAAGAATGTGAATATTGGACAGCGAAAGGATGCTACTTTTGTACGATACACACCGGCGAACCAGATGGGCGACAACTCGAAGAAGCAGGACCGCATCATGAAGATTGTCGAGAGGCAACGCGATCCTATGGAACCCCCCAAGTTCAAGCACAAGAAGATTCCTCGAGGACCACCCTCACCCCCTCCACCAGTTATGCACTCGCCGCCCAGAAAGCTTACAGCCGAAGACCAAGAGATGTGGAGGATTCCGCCTCCAGTCTCAAACTGGAAGAACCCCAAGGGTTTTACGGTACCACTGGACAAGCGATTGGCGGCAGACGGAAGGGGACTGCAGGATGTGGCCATCAGCGACAAGCATGCTCAGTTTGCTGAGTCTATCAAGATGGCGGAACGTCATGCTCGTGACGAGGTTCAGCAGCGCGCCATGATGCAGCAGCGACTagcggagaaggagaaggcacAGAAGGAAGAGAATTTACGGGAGCTGGCCCAAAAGGCCAGAGCAGAGCGTGCAGGCGCAGGCCGCAAACGCAGAGACTCTCGCGACTCCCGAGACTCGAGAGATTCAAGGTCACGATCGCGAAGTTACAGCTACTCCGAGTCTGATCGATCCGATAGTGAGGACGAAGAGGTCAGAGAGCGTATCAAGGCACGACAGGAGAAGCAGCGAGATGAGGAGCGAAAGCTACGGCAGAACCGCATGGGTGCCGAGCGCCGAGCTCAGGTCATGGCCCGCGAACAAGGCAGAGACATCTCGGAGAAGATTGCTCTGGGCGTGGCCAAGCCGACGCAGTCCAAGGAAACCATGTACGACTCGCGATTATTCAACCAGTCAAGTGGATTTGACAGCGGCATCAACGAGGACAACCCCTACGACAAGCCACTCTTTGCAGCGCAGGACGCTATCAGCAGCATCTACCGGCCACGAGCCAAcctggatgacgacgacgccgaGGCAGGAGATAGGGAGATGGCTAAGATCCAAAAGGCAAGTCGATTTGGAGAGGCATTGGGCAAGGGAACGTTTAAGGGCGCCGCCGAGGTTGAG GCGCGAGAGGGACCAGTACAGTTCGAGAAGGATGCCGGCGACCCTTTTAATGTGGACAAGTTCTTGTCCGAGGTGGATCAGGGCTCATCGTCAAAGCGAGGTTACGGTCTGCAGGATGAAGACAGCAGGCAATCAAAGCGGCCACGagtggacgacgacgacgaagattAA
- a CDS encoding Mitochondrial import inner membrane translocase subunit TIM22 codes for MNFPGTAPPTTATAAAAGAMPTPGGPQDPNVKAVQAAMESCYGKSVMSGVMGFGMGGVFGMFMASMSYDTPYHTAAPGAPQTTISSLPLKEQLRIGFKDMGTRSWSMAKNFGKVGALYSGIECGVEGLRAKNDLTNSVAAGCLTGGVLAKNAGPQAAAGGCLAFAAFSAAIDAWMRSPAKDE; via the exons ATGAACTTTCCCGGGACCGCTCCTCCGACTACTGCTACCGCCGCTGCTGCGGGCGCGATGCCCACACCCGGCGGACCTCAAGATCCCAACGTCAAAGCT GTCCAAGCTGCGATGGAGTCTTGCTATGGAAAGTCGGTCATGTCCGGAGTGATGGGTTTTGGCATGGGTGGTGTGTTTGGAATGTTTATGGCTTCC ATGTCCTACGATACACCCTACCACACGGCCGCCCCCGGCGCCCCGCAGACCACAATCAGCTCCCTCCCGCTAAAGGAGCAACTCAGAATCGGCTTCAAGGACATGGGCACGCGATCGTGGTCCATGGCCAAGAACTTCGGCAAGGTCGGAGCTCTGTACTCGGGCATCGAGTGCGGCGTCGAGGGTCTCCGTGCAAAGAACGACCTCACCAACAGCGTCGCCGCCGGATGCCTAACGGGCGGCGTCCTCGCAAAGAACGCTGGTCCTCAAGCTGCGGCTGGCGGATGCTTGGCGTTTGCGGCGTTTAGTGCGGCTATTGATGCTTGGATGAGGTCGCCCGCCAAGGACGAGTAA
- a CDS encoding Origin recognition complex subunit 2 gives MPRKKAVLEPGHPPAEAPRSLRKRSHQELDAIPESDLETTPSKRIRSSDQYSPVGNDDSDSQAEAFTVNGAGSPAITSTESLKTDDDETPKPTPRRRGRPPKKAVNGETPTPKASRTALFQTPTKAAAFSLSAATPRAADRSARKKSARAFIEHVVGDNLTDEEDEGLARHIYDSSEDEEEGEDGISISADASAIDEAATPSKRTPKPRGRPKKTRSPSPPRDLPPHELYFAHNKPGRPKTSNNTLGSLSLLTHDEYFSIIRENKDHHEADIEYLESLHAESFPQWSFELSQGFNLCLYGYGSKRRLLHKLAGHIHARNRQDKGDKIVIINGYAPTTTMREILSTIGTAIDPSQRIPLAQPSIMVQAVLSHLANSSMTLTLIVNSIDAAPLRKPASQAALAQLAAHPRIRLICSADTPDFALLWDIGVRSALNLVFHDCTTFAAYTAELDVVDEVHELLGRNAHRVNGREGVAFVLRSLPENAKNLFRLLVGEVLIAMEEEGDGGDEPTGVEYRMVYNKAVEEFICSSEMAFRTLLKEFHDHQIIKSITDALGTELLSLPFRKDELEAILEDLMS, from the exons ATGCCACGGAAAAAGGCTGTCCTCGAGCCGGGCCATCCCCCGGCAGAAGCACCACGATCTCTCCGAAAACGAAGCCACCAGGAACTCGATGCAATCCCAGAATCAGACCTCGAAACGACGCCCTCGAAGCGCATACGAAGCTCAGATCAATACTCCCCGGTAGGCAACGATGATTCTGACAGTCAGGCTGAGGCCTTCACTGTGAATGGAGCTGGGAGCCCTGCAATTACCAGCACTGAATCATTAAAaaccgacgatgatgagaccCCTAAACCTACTCCTCGACGTCGAGGTCGACCCCCGAAGAAGGCTGTGAATGGAGAAACACCCACACCGAAAGCGAGTCGCACCGCCCTTTTCCAGACCCCTACAAAGGCCGCGGCCTTTTCTTTGAGTGCTGCCACCCCTCGGGCGGCAGATCGATCcgcaaggaagaagagcgcAAGGGCCTTCATAGAACATGTGGTGGGCGATAACCTCacggatgaggaagacgaagGACTCGCGAGACATATCTACGATTcgagcgaggatgaggaagaaggcgaggATGGCATTTCGATTTCCGCAGATGCATCGGCCATAGACGAAGCTGCGACACCATCAAAGCGAACCCCAAAGCCAAGGGGGCGACCCAAGAAGACCAGATCTCCCAGCCCGCCTCGAGACTTGCCTCCTCACGAACTATACTTTGCTCACAACAAGCCCGGAAGGCCAAAGACGTCGAACAATACCCTTGGATCACTGTCTTTGCTCACCCACGACGAGTACTTTTCGATAATTAGGGAGAACAAAGACCACCATGAAGCCGATATCGAGTACTTGGAGAGTCTACATGCGGAATCCTTTCCACAATGGTCATTTGAGCTATCCCAAGGCTTCAATTTGTGTCTCTACGGTTATGGTTCGAAGCGGCGACTATTACACAAGCTTGCAGGACATATTCACGCTCGAAACAGGCAGGACAAGGGAGACAAGATTGTCATAATCAACGGCTACGCTCCAACTACGACAATGCGTGAGATTCTCAGTACTATCGGCACTGCTATCGACCCTTCTCAGCGCATCCCTCTTGCTCAACCCTCCATCATGGTTCAAGCGGTGCTTTCTCACCTCGCCAACTCATCAATGACACTCACCCTCATTGTCAACTCGATAGATGCAGCACCATTGCGCAAGCCCGCTTCACAAGCTGCTCTTGCGCAGCTTGCCGCACATCCCCGTATACGTTTGATCTGCTCTGCTGACACGCCCGACTTTGCGTTGCTTTGGGATATCGGCGTGCGCTCTGCGCTCAACCTGGTGTTCCATGATTGCACGACATTTGCAGCGTACACTGCTGAACTCGACGTCGTTGACGAGGTTCATGAGCTACTCGGTCGCAATGCTCACCGTGTTAATGGCCGCGAGGGTGTTGCGTTCGTCTTGCGCAGTTTGCCCGAGAATGCAAAGAACCTATTCCGCTTACTGGTGGGTGAGGTTCTCATTGCcatggaagaagagggcgatggtggtgatgaacCCACAGGCGTGGAATACAGGATGGTGTACAACAAGGCGGTGGAGGAGTTTATCTGCAGTTCCGAGATGGCTTTCCGGACTCTGCTGAAGGA ATTCCACGACCACCAGATCATCAAGAGTATCACAGACGCCCTAGGAACAGAGTTGCTGAGTCTTCCGTTCCGGAAGGATGAATTGGAAGCAATCTTGGAGGATCTCATGTCATAA
- a CDS encoding Rhamnogalacturonan endolyase, which translates to MKFRSVSLAALLLQAPQWVAAALKATESDTELVISNDRLYAAVQKPGGSIVKLTLDGTNLLGTRSGSTGQGPYLDCYCTPKGFWTPGTMTPKYKLFKGKDSSGKDYGGIMMADTFTETGQVLEQYWFLRDGETGLHTFSRVAYHNEEQPFLRNLQELRTMFRPNSEMWTHLLTNEKQYAPLPGKEAQAKQVVVQDATWYMGNTPDDAYVKQEADYFTKYTFQDNWRDINAYGLFADGSKTEDGDAYGAWLVMNTKDTYFGGPLHSDLTVDGILYNYISSNHHGDQTPNITHGFDRTFGPQYYHFNRFPADTDILTAQADAAQYADPEWNADFYDSIAKHVPNYVPSKNRGTFEVRVDLPKGAKNPIAVLAQSGVDFQDNVFDVNAYQYWANLDDSGRATIPMVKAGTYRLTVYADGIFGQFTKDKIKIKAGKTEKTKVTWKEESSGKELWRIGTPDKTSGEYRHGFEPDTSKPLQPEQYRIYWAAYDFPKDYPDGVHFKVGESDVGKDLNYVHWSVFGGRANYVRPEAYVGNGDVNNWTIAFDLKESQVKRKKQATFTVQLAGAKTAAGNTDVYNASEPHSNLKYTVNINGKDLEPWVIPYHHSSSCAVRSSVSCYNIAHKFVFDAGLLSKGENEIVLSLPYNATDYESAVLPASVYVQYDALRLEID; encoded by the exons ATGAAGTTCCGCAGCGTATCCCTCGCCGCCTTGCTGCTTCAGGCACCTCAATGGGTGGCCGCAGCTCTTAAGGCAACCGAATCCGACACTGAGCTGGTCATCTCCAACGACCGCCTCTATGCCGCCGTCCAGAAGCCTGGTGGCTCCATCGTGAAGCTCACCCTCGATGGAACGAACCTCCTGGGCACGAGATCGGGCTCTACCGGTCAGGGCCCGTACCTCGACTGCTACTGCACGCCCAAGGGATTCTGGACTCCCGGCACCATGACGCCCAAGTAcaagctcttcaagggcaaggattcGAGCGGCAAGGACTACGGCGGCATCATGATGGCCGACACGTTCACCGAGACGGGCCAGGTTCTGGAGCAGTACTGGTTCCTCCGTGACGGCGAGACGGGCCTGCACACCTTTAGCAGAGTGGCCTACCACAACGAGGAGCAGCCATTCCTGCGCAACCTGCAGGAGCTGCGCACCATGTTCCGGCCCAACAGCGAGATGTGGACGCACCTCTTGACCAACGAGAAGCAATACGCGCCTCTCCCTGGAAAAGAGGCCCAGGCAAAGCAGGTCGTGGTGCAGGATGCGACGTGGTATATGGGCAACACGCCTGATGATGCCTATGTCAAGCAGGAGGCGGACTACTTTACAAAGTACACGTTCCAGGACAACTGGCGTGACATCAACGCCTATGGACT GTTTGCCGATGGCTCCAAGactgaggatggcgatgctTATGGTGCTTGGCTCGTCATGAACACCAAGGACACCTACTTTGGAGGACCTCTGCACTCGGATCTGACTGTGGATGGCATCCTTTACAACTACATCAGCTCCAACCACCACGGAGACCAGACT CCTAACATTACACATGGCTTTGACCGCACATTCGGACCT CAATACTACCATTTCAACCGCTTCCCTGCCGACACGGATATCCTGACTGCTCAGGCCGATGCCGCTCAGTATGCGGATCCCGAGTGGAACGCCGACTTTTACGACTCCATCGCCAAGCATGTCCCCAACTACGTCCCATCCAAGAACCGCGGCACCTTTGAGGTCAGGGTCGATCTGCCCAAGGGAGCTAAGAACCCCATCGCCGTTCTCGCCCAGAGCGGTGTTGACTTCCAGGACAATGTGTTCGATGTCAACGCCTACCAGTACTGGGCCAATCTCGACGACAGTGGCAGAGCGACCATTCCCATGGTCAAGGCTGGCACGTACCGTCTGACCGTCTACGCCGATGGCATCTTTGGACAGTtcaccaaggacaagatcaagatcaaggctggCAAGACGGAAAAGACAAAGGTTACCTGGAAGGAAGAGTCTTCCGGCAAGGAGCTCTGGCGCATTGGAACCCCCGACAAGACCTCGGGCGAGTACCGTCACGGCTTTGAGCCAGACACTTCCAAGCCGCTGCAGCCGGAGCAATACCGCATCTACTGGGCGGCGTACGACTTCCCCAAGGACTACCCTGATGGTGTTCACTTCAAGGTCGGCGAGAGCGATGTGGGCAAGGACCTCAACTACGTGCACTGGAGCGTGTTTGGCGGACGGGCAAACTACGTGCGCCCCGAGGCTTATGTCGGTAACGGCGATGTCAACAACTGGACTATCGCTTTTGACCTCAAGGAGTCCCAGGTCAAGCGTAAGAAGCAGGCCACCTTTACGGTTCAGCTCGCTGGAGCCAAGACTGCCGCCGGAAATACGGATGTGTACAACGCCTCGGAGCCTCACTCGAACCTCAAGTACACGGTCAACATCAACGGCAAGGATCTCGAGCCGTGGGTTATTCC GTACCACCACAGCAGTTCGTGTGCTGTGCGCTCTTCTGTGAGCTGCTACAACATTGCGCACAAGTTTGTCTTTGACGCGGGTCTCCTGAGCAAGGGCGAGAACGAGATTGTGCTGAGCCTGCCGTACAATGCTACTGACTATGAGTCTGCTGTGCTGCCGGCGTCTGTTTATGTGCAGTATGACGCTTTGAGGCTTGAGATTGACTAA